The window TATATCATTCACTGTTCAAGAGAAGTCATGATCTGTGTTTACTATTGCCTTTAACAATCCCACTCTTTTAGTTAGTTGAAGTGTATCACTATCACGTTTGTAACACACTTTCTTctgttagttaaaatttatgaaagacTACAAAATTACTAGTGGAACTCATTAAGTAAAAAGACTCATAattgtgattttcaataaatttcaacattTATTGCTGTTTTACTGttcatataattgaaaaaaaagaagtttggtAGCCTTGGTTAGCCTTGAATTCCATGTACCGATGTCTGAAGTTAAGTCATTTCTCAAAGTTGGCAAACCAAAATTAGGGCCCTGCACATAAAAATCGGAGTAAAATACATCTGCTGTTTTTGCAATCAAGGTAAATAAATTTGAGTCTTACCTGGACGTCGAACTCTactataaaacatttttgtccAAGGACACATGTACCTTCTCTGCATATAGCTTCTTGTACAGTcaaagatgaaaaacaaaaattgaacgttaatttaatttcagaaaaGCTGAGAAGTAATTCTTGGTACTTACAGAGACATTGACACAGTAAACCCGTTAGATTTAAAGTATGATTCATCATTCTACAACATTGACTCCCAATTGACGATGTGTTATGACAAAAACAACATACATTAAGTGGGTTAAAGAACAACACTTTCAAAATCAGTCTCCTGAGTGACTTTTGATATATCTTCAAGGAAGTGGATACAGAAAATCTTACACTTTTTCAGTACATTAGCTAATAATTTACCATGCTCATGGACCTATATTGCATTTTGCAATTAATAACATCCAATTAAGGAAAGCAAGAAGTAAACTTTTATTTCCTACCCATGACAAATTAAACTAGTGAAATAATTAAGCAAGAATTACACTCAAATTCAGCAGAAATCTGGCCTAGTTCTCTTGAGAACTGAAATGCAACCTCTTTGCTGATCCCTCAAGATCCTGATCTCAGAAGAATCCCTCAAATTCTCAAGGCTAATATACTGCTGTTTAACCATCCTCATGGAACCACCCCCTATGTCATGAATCCAAACATAAGGGTGGCAAGTTTCATCATAGTAATACAGCAAACTCTTCAATCCCCCACCATCATTGCCACTCTTACCAGGCATATATGCCTTGTATATGCGTTTACTTCTCAGCCTCTTACATGACCCTGGCTTCAAAGTGTGAACCTTCTTCAGTATTGATCCCACCCTTATCTGCAGCTCCACTGGTCGATCACTGAAGTTCCAGATCCTTGTCCCTAATCCATAGGCTTGAGTGTGGTCATAGCAGCCATCGAAGCAACCACCAAGAGATAGAAGGCTCAAACCTCTCACTTTCCCCATGAGAGTTTCTAACTCCTTAGTCATCTTAAGCTTCCAATCAAGtaccaacgcacgtttttataCTACAGGAGCtccatttatatgtatataaattgCACCAAAAGATACCCATGTAATAAATTTGAGTTCATTTGCAATATTTTGTCAATAGTATATGCATTACGAATGTAACATAATGTAGATtagttttgttatattttaccattagtttaaaattcatatcaaCATTGATTTCTTTTAGAGTATGTTTGAATGagggaatttaaaattctgggaaattttaaattcaaagaattttaaatactttaattgaaattattttattttcaaaattgtgtttggataaaaaaaattaaaattacgaaggtgaaagaaaatgaatgcaaagagaagagaagatatGGTTGATGTactttcaaagagaagaatattggCGTGGCATAGGGAGTCGCAGGGGAATCGGGACACAACGGCGTACACCACCATACCCGACCACAGCATTCAGTCAACGGCGCAAGGCATGACGAGTACCTCCACCGCGTGATAGGCAACAACGGCTATTCCCTTGACTGATAGGTGCAGTTCTACGTGTCCCCCTACGCCCGCATCCGATCAACGCTCTGCGAGCTCAgacggtgtttcttgaagaagagtaTCATCGGCATGAGAGAAGAGTCGCGAGTTCGAGAATGGAATTTCAGGAACTTTCAGGAGGATGAAAGTTATAAAGGAAATACACGAACGTTTTGAAAGGTTCTTCTATCAAGAAGATGATTTCAATTTCTCGTCTTTtataaggaaattaaaatttcacatttttagtcgatcaaaattctgttttaagattccaaaattttaatttcttcataaaaaaaacacaatcttaagataataatataattttttagactCACAATGTATAGAAAGTAACTCATTAAGAGTGAAATGTATTTgttcatataatttaaatttattaatttttatgataagtaTATTAAAAGTCACAAACAATTATTTCTCATCGATTCatcatataatttcttttagacTAATAATTCATaaccttgtgtttggataaaggatttaaatttttttaagaaattcaaatatacaacattttaattgccttgatttaaatttctttcattttgtaaatattttgtttggcggaagcaattcaatttcttgtattttaatttccttgtttggataaagtaattcaatttcaataaaatttaaaattttgtttttaaatatttatttaaaattatcccAATCAAATCATCAATGCTTCAACACACAAAATTATCTAACCAACTTCATATAACAATAATAGTATTAAATCtagatatattataaaaataaagataaaacatatataatttcctTAAATATAAGACAAAgtccatataaataaataaaaacggaGAGAAGACAAGGTTAGTATAATTTActcaaaaaatatatcatattatgagtgtgtatatattatttaatatatttattctatatcatgttataaattaaaatacataatatgaatatgtatttttttatactgttttcattttttcaattagatattcttaatattattttcatgttaaaaaaatatatgtaacctTAATGCACAATTTGGTCACCTTCTGGTACTCGTAGTGATCCTCACCCACCGGCCACCACCAATGACATTCCAAACCCCACTACCCTCTCAACTCCACACGCAGTTTCCCACTCTCATCTCTCCACATGCCGCCACCTTCTCCCCACCTCCACCAACAATCCATCCTCGACGAACGCCTCATCCTCGATCAACTCTCCCACCTTTTCCCCACACCCACTCCCAAATGTAAAAATCCGTTGACGTGTTTTTACCCTCGAAGACAACCTGCGCCGAGTCTTCCTCTAGAAGCTAAACAGCTAGGCTGTAATCCAAAACGTTGTGTGCATGCCACCACAATTAAAATTCATGCTACCACAACATTCACTTCGCTGCCTTGGATTCGGATCCTCGTATGCACAAATACCTTCGCGCGCGGAGGTGTATCTCATGACACTACCGAGCCTCGCTCTCGTGGTTTTCGTAATTGAAGATCGAGTGTGAGAGAGAGAACAACTGGCCTAGGTGAGaggagagaatttgaaatttttaccCATTAGGTAAAATTTCAATtcctataattttaatctattaaaattcttttaaaaattaaaataaatttaaattttttgaaatcttGTATCCAAACAATTGTTATGATAAGGATATTTcaaatccattaaaaaaataaattatcttatttaaatatctcatccaaacacattaAAAGTTAAACTCTTTTGTCAAtgtattaagttatttaatttgaaCTCTTTCTTATGGCTCGCACAAACACAAGCGGTTGGTAAACTTTTTCTGCGGCTGTGATCATAAAATAACCCAAAACAGATTATGTTGAGACGTGTACTTTAGTCTTAGAACCCTCACGATGATAGAATATAGCTTATCCCCTCCATCAAGGAAATGGTAGGGTCCAATAAACCCCCAAATTCAACACAACAAGACAGTGGAAAAGTTTAGTTGCACTgacaaaacttaaaaaaagaatCCTAGAAAATGGATTTTCCTTTGATTCTTGGGGTAGGAAAAAGAGGCTATTGGGTATTGCCACTTATACAAGGCATTCACAGATTCATGATGAGGCAGCATATGGTGTTGCCCCACCTTTTATAATAAGGGGTGTCTTTTATTTAAGTTAAGGTTCTAGATGAATGGCCTTCCCTTCTCATTTTTTTGGACTACACTTCATATATAGTCAGTGGAACATGTGACATTGGAATGACCAAGGATGAGTGATTCGGAATAAAGCATAGAGAGTAAAATTACAATATATGCATGCTAATTATGTATttagaaaaaagtaattttcttTACTTCATTTcatgatataaataaaataaaacaaaaaatagcagagggtcttgcattaattattaatttggtgtatgtggataaaaaaaattgatcttatgcatatatttttttatattcgtCCCCATCATGGCATCATCTCTGCTACCTAGAGAGTTAttctaaaatataagaataaaaaaaaatccatcacATAGGACAATATTTGATCCTTAATTATTCATgtctatatttaattatatatgctaTTATTTGAACAGATTgtgtattattaatttattaacggCAACCACAaatcaaaaacaattttacGTATGAAGAGTGTACATGtgtaactaatatatatatatatatatatatatatatatatatatatatatatatatatatatatatatatatatatatattcctacgTAAATGTATTAATCGTATCATTGCTCATATGATTATAGACATAAAAcagaagaaagaacaaaaaacatGCAATATCTACTCAGATTTGCTAATATCTAAATGCAATACGCATCTAATGATCATGCTATGCATGGGAAGTTGACAACCAATCAACCATCTTACcaggatttgaatttgatactcacaattcttaaataaaataaaataatccgtatatataataaaattatcactTATCAGGATAGACAGATCTTACAGCCATCTAACGACAACCATAGCGTTGTTGTGACCTAGAATTACCTTGTGGTCCTATTGCAACATGCAAGGATATTCTCTACACATGATTAACAAAGGGATTGTGGCGTTACCACCTCTCTTTAGCTGAGCTAATTTTTCACACAATTTTTGCATGAACTTTTGTGTACAAAATCTGCAATGAAGATATTCTCTAACAAGATAGATCTCATATATGGTCATCAAATTACACCCACAATCTCTCAACTTCATATCATgatgttttataataatttttatacattcatttttctctttatctttctctactttattactcattttatttcatatttctgACCCTTTGTTTTTTCTATCTCACTCATaattgtaaaaactaaaaaacattgTACAATCTTGTTGTGTCAATAAGAGTCATGATGCACCTTGTACAGCGCT of the Glycine max cultivar Williams 82 chromosome 13, Glycine_max_v4.0, whole genome shotgun sequence genome contains:
- the LOC106795504 gene encoding uncharacterized protein; this encodes MTKELETLMGKVRGLSLLSLGGCFDGCYDHTQAYGLGTRIWNFSDRPVELQIRVGSILKKVHTLKPGSCKRLRSKRIYKAYMPGKSGNDGGGLKSLLYYYDETCHPYVWIHDIGGGSMRMVKQQYISLENLRDSSEIRILRDQQRGCISVLKRTRPDFC